The following are encoded in a window of Hippoglossus stenolepis isolate QCI-W04-F060 chromosome 10, HSTE1.2, whole genome shotgun sequence genomic DNA:
- the LOC124851143 gene encoding serine/threonine-protein kinase pim-1-like: MVGRPISPIAILASNWSVTKATKRKATTEDEPQLKRQRGGKGTDANTNPGQSTLESVTMVHSSSDESTVLSGHTSRADFEAKYLELKNLVKEAMAQFMPATEGLMIYQIPREVLLMHKAAGEPVTVGKSAAVSILDWYDLDQEVLLVMERPVPSMELLRFMDENCGLIAEDVAKIIMKQLVDAAIDIQAKGVFHRDIKAENILIEFSSDGLRVRLIDFGCGCIWEKNCIYSQFSGTLAHVPPEFQINWQYMAGPTTVWQLASLLFEMLDGFRRFHTTGFLRNELRISSVWSKDCQDFLGKCLALEPEDRATLEEMQQHPWFKFLC, translated from the exons ATGGTTGGCCGCCCCATCTCACCCATCGCCATCTTGGCGAGTAATTGGTCTGTGACTAAGGCCACTAAGAGGAAGGCCACCACTGAAGATGAGCCCCAACTGAAGAGGCAGAGGGGTGGAAAGGGCACTGATGCCAACACCAACCCTGGTCAATCAACCCTGGAGTCAGTGACCATGGTCCACAGCTCCAGTGACGAGAGCACGGTGTTATCAGGCCACACCAGCAGAG CTGACTTCGAGGCCAAGTACTTGGAGCTTAAAAACTTGGTCAAGGAGGCTATGGCTCAGTTTATGCCGGCCACAGAAGGTCTGATGATTTACCA GATTCCCAGGGAGGTGCTGCTCATGCACAAAGCCGCAGGCGAACCAGTGACTGTGGGAAAATCTGCAGCCGTGTCAATACTGGACTGGTACGATCTGGACCAAGAGGTTCTTCTGGTCATGGAGAGGCCAGTCCCCTCTATGGAACTGCTGCGCTTCATGGATGAGAACTGTGGTCTGATTGCCGAGGACGTTGCAAAG atcatcatgaagcagctggtgGATGCTGCCATCGATATACAAGCCAAGGGCGTCTTCCACCGAGATATTAAAGCAGAGAACATCCTCATTGAGTTCAGCTCCGATGGCCTTCGAGTTCGGCTCATTGATTTTGGATGTGGCTGCATTtgggaaaaaaactgcatttacaGCCAGTTCTCTG GAACACTAGCACACGTTCCTCCAGAGTTTCAAATCAACTGGCAATACATGGCCGGCCCCACGACAGTCTGGCAGTTGGCATCATTGCTATTTGAAATGCTGGATGGATTCAGGCGGTTCCACACCACAGGGTTCCTCAGAAATGAACTCCGAATCAGCTCTGTGTGGTCCAAAG acTGCCAAGACTTCTTGGGAAAGTGTTTGGCTTTAGAGCCTGAGGACCGTGCCACTCTGGAGGAAATGCAGCAGCACCCCTGGTTTAAGTTCCTCTGTTGA